A genomic stretch from Longimicrobium sp. includes:
- a CDS encoding DUF1801 domain-containing protein has translation MTDTSPQAQLDGFLAKYTPEVTAEAVAALERLRAQVPGAVEMVYDNYNALVIGFGATEKASEAVLSIAVMPRWVTLCFLTGTKIPDPHGLLQGSGNVARHVKLGSAADVDRPEIRELIGHAVASSPQPFDTGGPGRMVIKSISAKQRPRRPAEKGVPPPRPS, from the coding sequence ATGACCGACACGTCGCCGCAGGCGCAGCTCGACGGGTTCCTGGCGAAGTACACGCCGGAGGTCACGGCGGAGGCGGTGGCCGCGCTCGAGCGGCTGCGCGCGCAGGTGCCCGGCGCGGTGGAGATGGTGTACGACAACTACAACGCGCTGGTGATCGGCTTCGGCGCCACGGAGAAGGCATCGGAGGCGGTGCTTTCGATCGCGGTGATGCCGCGGTGGGTCACGCTCTGCTTCCTCACCGGGACGAAGATCCCCGATCCGCACGGCCTGCTGCAGGGCTCCGGAAACGTCGCCCGGCACGTGAAGCTCGGCTCGGCCGCGGACGTCGACCGCCCCGAGATCCGCGAGCTGATCGGCCACGCGGTCGCATCATCCCCCCAGCCGTTCGACACCGGCGGCCCCGGGCGGATGGTGATCAAGTCCATCTCCGCGAAGCAGCGACCGCGGCGGCCGGCGGAGAAGGGTGTTCCCCCGCCGCGTCCATCCTGA
- a CDS encoding YciI family protein — protein MRYLCLIYDEEAKLAAMPQEESQAFMREYFGFTNGVRESGHYVAGEALQPVATATTVRVRDGRVSATDGPFAETKEQLGGFYLIEARDLDDAIQVAQRIPSARTGSIEIRPVVDFSQQRPSS, from the coding sequence ATGCGCTACCTGTGCCTGATCTACGACGAGGAAGCCAAGCTCGCGGCGATGCCGCAGGAAGAGTCGCAGGCGTTCATGCGCGAGTACTTCGGGTTCACCAACGGCGTCCGCGAGAGCGGCCACTACGTCGCCGGCGAGGCGCTGCAGCCGGTGGCGACGGCCACGACGGTGCGCGTCCGCGACGGCCGGGTGTCGGCCACGGACGGGCCGTTCGCGGAGACGAAGGAGCAGCTGGGCGGGTTCTACCTGATCGAGGCGCGCGACCTGGACGACGCCATCCAGGTGGCGCAGCGGATCCCGTCCGCGCGCACCGGGAGCATCGAGATCCGCCCGGTGGTGGACTTCAGCCAGCAGCGGCCGTCGTCGTGA
- a CDS encoding YciI family protein encodes MKYLCLIYDDEARLAARTPDEAAAFTREYMEFTQGLRDGGHHRAGEALQRTDTATTVRVRDGRVSSTDGPFAETKEQLGGFYLVEARDLNDAIQVAARIPSARYGSVEVRPVVDFSRP; translated from the coding sequence ATGAAGTACCTGTGCCTGATCTACGACGACGAAGCGCGGCTGGCGGCGCGCACGCCCGACGAGGCGGCCGCGTTCACGCGCGAGTACATGGAGTTCACGCAGGGGCTGCGCGACGGCGGCCACCACCGCGCAGGCGAGGCGCTGCAGCGCACGGACACGGCGACGACGGTGCGCGTCCGCGACGGGCGGGTGTCGTCCACCGACGGGCCGTTCGCGGAGACGAAGGAGCAGCTGGGCGGCTTCTACCTGGTCGAGGCGCGCGACCTGAACGACGCCATCCAGGTGGCGGCGCGCATCCCCTCCGCGCGCTACGGCAGCGTGGAGGTGCGCCCCGTGGTCGACTTCTCCCGACCGTAG